In the genome of Fusobacterium necrogenes, one region contains:
- the pgeF gene encoding peptidoglycan editing factor PgeF: protein MFLDRDSYIELQEWRKLGVSAIYTKKNYGNVKEMSKEKILKDFSLEGRYIVSGFQTHSDNIVIVNSLEKLYFEDTDGFITNRRDIVILTKYADCLPIYLLDEKREVIGAVHSGWQGSYKEIGKKAIKLMIDEYGCSLENIRVAFGIGISQKRYEVGEEFLQKFKDKFSEKLIMESFKKENGKIYFDNQEFVYRNLLELGLLKENILLNKLCTYDGKFHSYRRDKMKSGRNGALIYFRA, encoded by the coding sequence ATGTTTTTAGATAGAGATAGTTATATAGAACTACAAGAGTGGAGAAAGTTAGGTGTATCAGCAATATATACCAAAAAAAATTATGGGAATGTGAAAGAGATGAGTAAGGAGAAGATATTAAAAGACTTTTCTTTAGAGGGAAGATATATTGTATCAGGGTTTCAAACTCATAGTGATAATATAGTAATAGTCAATAGTCTAGAAAAGTTATACTTTGAAGATACAGATGGATTTATTACTAACAGAAGAGATATAGTGATATTGACTAAATATGCAGATTGTTTACCTATATATTTACTTGATGAAAAAAGAGAAGTTATAGGGGCTGTACATTCTGGTTGGCAAGGTAGTTATAAGGAGATAGGAAAAAAAGCTATAAAACTTATGATAGATGAGTATGGATGTAGTTTAGAAAATATTAGAGTAGCTTTCGGTATAGGGATATCTCAAAAGAGGTATGAGGTAGGAGAAGAATTTTTACAAAAGTTTAAAGATAAATTTTCAGAAAAGTTGATAATGGAAAGTTTCAAAAAAGAGAATGGTAAAATATATTTTGATAATCAGGAATTTGTTTATCGAAATTTATTAGAATTAGGATTATTAAAAGAGAATATATTATTAAATAAATTGTGTACCTATGATGGAAAGTTTCATTCCTACAGAAGAGATAAAATGAAATCAGGAAGAAATGGTGCTTTAATATATTTTAGAGCTTAA